The following are encoded in a window of Corynebacterium marinum DSM 44953 genomic DNA:
- a CDS encoding DNA-directed RNA polymerase subunit beta', protein MFDVNLFEELRIGLATADDIRRWSKGEVKKPETINYRTLKPEKDGLFCERIFGPTRDWECACGKYKRVRYKGIICERCGVEVTKSKVRRERMGHIELAAPVTHIWYFKGVPSRLGYLLDLAPKDLERIIYFAANIITSVDEEARHNDLSTLEADMLLEKKDVEAEAESDIAERAAKLEEDLAELEAAGAKADARRKVQTAADKEMQHIRERAEREIDRLDEIWQTFVKLDTKQMIIDETVYEELIDRYEDYFTGGMGAEAIQTLIRNFDLEAESEELHTIINEGKGQKKMRALKRLKVVAAFLRSGNDPAGMVLDCIPVIPPELRPMVQLDGGRFATSDLNDLYRRVINRNNRLKRMIDLGAPEIIVNNEKRMLQESVDALFDNGRRGRPVTGPGNRPLKSLSDLLKGKQGRFRQNLLGKRVDYSGRSVIIVGPQLKLHECGLPKLMALELFKPFVMKRLVENDYAQNIKSAKRMVERQRPEVWDVLEEAISEHPVMLNRAPTLHRLGIQAFEPKLVEGKAIQLHPLACEAFNADFDGDQMAVHLPLSAEAQAEARILMLASNNILSPASGKPLAMPRLDMVTGLYFLTMNKREDEIGGQGAYRPAGENGPATGDYSSFAEAIMARDRGVLGLQAPIRVRISHLRPPADIEAEQFPDGWEQGQIWTAHTTLGRVMFNELLPWNYPYLEGVMVRKGGGTGFIMLGDVINDLAAKYPMITVAQTMDKMKDAGFYWSTRSGVTIAMSDVLVLPNKEEILETYEAEAREIEHKFWVKGALRERDRYDRLVELWQDATNKVGKAVEDLYPDDNPIPMIVKSGAAGNMRQIWTLAGMKGMVVNSKGDYITRPIKTSFREGLSVLEYFNNSHGSRKGLADTALRTADSGYLTRRLVDVAQDVIVREDDCGTRQGVRVPVAVEAKDADGNVSGYSRHSLVETSVSGRVLATEVNGADGEVLFEAGADLTETTIDELVARGVTEVKVRSVLTCQTPTGVCAKCYGKSMASGQLVDIGEAVGIVAAQSIGEPGTQLTMRTFHQGGVGGDITGGLPRVQELFEARVPKNASPIAEFSGTVALEDDGNFYKLTLTSDDGNEEEIYEKLSKRQGLAQVKVPMDDNPSVFIERTLRDGDHVELGERLLRGPADPHDVLRVLRRRGVEKHLIDEVQAVYRTQGVAIHDKHIEIIIRQMLRRGTVINAGSTDFLPGTLVDLTEARRINAAIRAEGGQPAELRDQIMGITKASLATESWLSAASFQETTRVLTDAAINKRSDQLIGLKENVIIGKLIPAGTGISRYRNIEVKPTEAARNAAYSIPTYGDSIYGDDGYAEFTGASVPLDEEFQL, encoded by the coding sequence GTGTTCGACGTAAACCTCTTCGAAGAGCTCCGCATCGGCCTGGCTACCGCCGACGACATCCGCCGTTGGTCCAAGGGCGAGGTCAAAAAGCCGGAGACCATCAACTACCGCACCCTCAAGCCGGAGAAGGACGGTCTCTTCTGCGAGCGCATCTTCGGCCCGACCCGTGACTGGGAGTGCGCCTGCGGCAAGTACAAGCGAGTGCGTTACAAGGGCATCATCTGCGAGCGCTGCGGCGTCGAGGTGACCAAGTCCAAGGTGCGCCGCGAGCGCATGGGACACATCGAGCTGGCCGCGCCGGTCACCCACATCTGGTACTTCAAGGGTGTCCCCAGCCGTCTCGGCTACCTGCTCGACCTCGCGCCGAAGGATCTCGAGCGGATCATCTACTTCGCCGCGAACATCATCACGTCCGTCGACGAGGAGGCGCGTCACAACGACCTGTCCACCCTCGAGGCAGACATGCTCCTGGAGAAGAAGGACGTCGAGGCCGAGGCCGAGTCCGACATCGCCGAGCGCGCAGCCAAGCTGGAGGAGGACCTCGCCGAGCTCGAGGCCGCCGGCGCCAAGGCCGACGCACGCCGCAAGGTGCAGACCGCCGCAGACAAGGAGATGCAGCACATCCGCGAGCGCGCGGAGCGTGAGATCGACCGTCTCGACGAGATCTGGCAGACCTTCGTCAAGCTCGACACCAAGCAGATGATCATCGACGAGACCGTCTATGAAGAGCTCATCGACCGCTACGAGGACTACTTCACCGGCGGCATGGGCGCTGAGGCCATCCAGACCCTCATCCGCAACTTCGACCTCGAGGCAGAGTCCGAAGAGCTGCACACCATCATCAACGAGGGCAAGGGCCAGAAGAAGATGCGCGCCCTCAAGCGCCTCAAGGTCGTCGCCGCGTTCCTGCGTTCCGGCAACGACCCGGCCGGCATGGTCCTCGACTGCATCCCGGTGATCCCGCCGGAGCTGCGCCCGATGGTCCAGCTCGACGGCGGCCGTTTCGCCACCTCGGACCTGAACGACCTGTACCGCCGCGTGATCAACCGCAACAACCGCCTCAAGCGCATGATCGACCTCGGCGCGCCCGAGATCATCGTGAACAACGAGAAGCGGATGCTGCAGGAGTCCGTCGACGCACTGTTCGACAACGGCCGTCGAGGCCGTCCGGTCACCGGGCCGGGCAACCGCCCGCTGAAGTCCCTGTCCGACCTGCTCAAGGGCAAGCAGGGCCGCTTCCGCCAGAACCTGCTGGGCAAGCGCGTCGACTACTCCGGCCGTTCCGTCATCATCGTCGGCCCGCAGCTCAAGCTCCACGAGTGCGGTCTGCCGAAGCTGATGGCACTGGAGCTGTTCAAGCCTTTCGTGATGAAGCGTCTGGTGGAGAACGACTACGCGCAGAACATCAAGTCCGCCAAGCGGATGGTCGAGCGCCAGCGCCCCGAGGTCTGGGACGTGCTGGAGGAGGCCATCTCCGAGCACCCGGTGATGCTCAACCGTGCGCCGACCCTGCACCGTCTGGGCATCCAGGCGTTCGAGCCGAAGCTCGTCGAGGGCAAGGCCATCCAGCTGCACCCGCTGGCGTGCGAGGCCTTCAACGCCGACTTCGACGGCGACCAGATGGCAGTCCACCTGCCGCTGTCCGCCGAGGCGCAGGCCGAGGCCCGCATCCTCATGCTCGCCTCGAACAACATCCTGTCCCCGGCGTCGGGCAAGCCGCTGGCTATGCCGCGTCTGGACATGGTCACCGGCCTGTACTTCCTCACGATGAACAAGCGCGAGGATGAGATCGGCGGCCAGGGCGCCTACCGTCCGGCCGGCGAGAACGGTCCGGCGACGGGCGACTACTCGTCCTTCGCCGAGGCCATCATGGCCCGGGACCGTGGTGTCCTGGGTCTGCAGGCGCCGATCCGCGTGCGGATCTCGCACCTGCGCCCCCCGGCCGACATCGAGGCGGAGCAGTTCCCCGACGGGTGGGAGCAGGGCCAGATCTGGACCGCGCACACCACCCTGGGCCGCGTCATGTTCAACGAGCTGCTGCCGTGGAACTACCCGTACCTCGAGGGCGTCATGGTCCGTAAGGGCGGCGGCACGGGCTTCATCATGCTCGGCGACGTCATCAACGACCTCGCCGCGAAGTACCCGATGATCACCGTCGCTCAGACGATGGACAAGATGAAGGACGCCGGCTTCTACTGGTCGACCCGTTCCGGCGTCACCATCGCCATGTCCGACGTTCTGGTCCTCCCGAACAAGGAGGAGATCCTCGAGACCTACGAGGCCGAGGCCCGCGAGATCGAGCACAAGTTCTGGGTCAAGGGCGCGCTGCGCGAGCGCGACCGTTACGACCGTCTCGTCGAGCTCTGGCAGGACGCCACCAACAAGGTGGGTAAGGCCGTCGAGGACCTGTACCCGGACGACAACCCGATTCCGATGATCGTGAAGTCGGGCGCCGCCGGCAACATGCGCCAGATCTGGACCCTGGCAGGCATGAAGGGCATGGTTGTGAACTCGAAGGGTGACTACATCACCCGTCCGATCAAGACCTCCTTCCGGGAGGGCCTGTCGGTTCTCGAGTACTTCAACAACTCGCACGGTTCCCGTAAGGGCCTGGCCGACACCGCCCTGCGCACCGCCGACTCCGGCTACCTGACCCGTCGACTCGTCGACGTGGCCCAGGACGTCATCGTCCGCGAGGACGACTGCGGCACCCGCCAGGGTGTCCGCGTGCCGGTGGCAGTGGAGGCCAAGGACGCAGACGGCAACGTCAGCGGATACTCCCGCCACTCGCTGGTGGAGACCTCCGTGTCCGGCCGTGTGCTGGCCACCGAGGTCAACGGTGCCGACGGCGAGGTCCTCTTCGAGGCCGGCGCCGACCTCACCGAGACCACCATCGACGAGCTCGTCGCACGCGGCGTCACCGAGGTCAAGGTCCGCTCCGTGCTGACCTGCCAGACCCCGACCGGCGTCTGCGCCAAGTGCTACGGCAAGTCCATGGCCTCCGGCCAGCTGGTCGACATCGGTGAGGCGGTCGGCATCGTCGCCGCCCAGTCCATCGGTGAGCCGGGCACCCAGCTGACCATGCGTACCTTCCACCAGGGTGGCGTCGGCGGCGACATCACCGGCGGTCTGCCGCGTGTCCAGGAGCTGTTCGAGGCACGTGTGCCGAAGAACGCCTCCCCGATCGCGGAGTTCTCGGGCACCGTCGCGCTGGAGGACGACGGCAACTTCTACAAGTTGACGCTGACCTCCGACGACGGCAACGAGGAGGAGATCTACGAGAAGCTGTCCAAGCGGCAGGGTCTCGCCCAGGTCAAGGTCCCGATGGACGACAACCCGTCGGTCTTCATCGAGCGCACCCTGCGCGACGGCGACCACGTGGAGCTCGGCGAGCGCCTGCTCCGCGGCCCCGCCGACCCGCACGACGTGCTCCGTGTGCTGCGCCGACGCGGCGTCGAGAAGCACCTCATCGACGAGGTGCAGGCCGTCTACCGCACCCAGGGTGTGGCGATCCACGACAAGCACATCGAGATCATCATCCGCCAGATGCTGCGCCGCGGCACCGTCATCAACGCCGGTTCCACGGACTTCCTGCCGGGCACCCTGGTCGACCTCACCGAGGCACGCCGCATCAACGCGGCGATCCGCGCCGAGGGCGGCCAGCCGGCGGAGCTGCGCGACCAGATCATGGGCATCACCAAGGCCTCCCTGGCCACGGAGTCCTGGCTCTCGGCCGCCTCCTTCCAGGAGACGACCCGGGTGCTCACGGACGCGGCGATCAACAAGCGCTCCGACCAGCTCATCGGTCTCAAGGAGAACGTGATCATCGGTAAGCTGATCCCGGCCGGCACCGGTATCTCCCGGTACCGCAACATCGAGGTCAAGCCGACCGAGGCGGCCCGTAACGCGGCCTACTCGATCCCGACCTACGGCGACTCCATCTACGGCGACGACGGCTACGCCGAGTTCACCGGCGCATCCGTGCCGCTGGACGAGGAGTTCCAGCTCTAG
- a CDS encoding DUF1707 SHOCT-like domain-containing protein, with protein MTEPSPRLRASDDDRNRVNLALSQAFSEGRIDFEEFDERTGQVLAARYRDELSAPLADLLPDPAAVFEGPLPAVRPDDSPAPASRAYPAPSRSLVTGEQGGSALSLAIMGGSERRGDWLIAPVHTSIAIMGGNDIDLTEARLSAQETVIYAVGLMGGVDILVPEDVRVFSEGAGVMGGFGISTDPEVTLRMEDLPADAPVIRVRGLGLMGGVEVKRVPRRPRP; from the coding sequence ATGACTGAACCCTCTCCCCGCCTCCGCGCCAGCGACGATGACCGCAACCGGGTCAACCTGGCCCTCAGCCAGGCATTTTCCGAGGGCCGAATCGACTTCGAGGAGTTCGACGAACGCACCGGACAGGTCCTCGCCGCCCGCTACCGGGACGAGCTCTCCGCGCCGCTGGCGGATCTGCTGCCCGACCCCGCGGCCGTCTTCGAGGGCCCGCTGCCGGCCGTGCGCCCCGACGACTCCCCCGCTCCCGCGAGCCGCGCGTACCCGGCGCCGAGCCGCAGCCTGGTGACGGGTGAGCAGGGCGGCAGTGCTCTGAGCCTGGCCATCATGGGCGGCAGCGAGAGGCGGGGCGATTGGCTGATCGCACCCGTCCACACCTCGATCGCCATCATGGGCGGCAACGACATCGACCTCACCGAGGCGCGGCTGTCCGCACAGGAGACCGTCATCTACGCCGTCGGCCTCATGGGCGGGGTGGATATCCTCGTCCCGGAGGACGTCCGCGTCTTCAGCGAGGGTGCGGGCGTCATGGGCGGCTTCGGCATCAGCACCGACCCCGAGGTGACTCTGCGGATGGAGGACCTCCCCGCCGACGCCCCCGTCATCCGTGTCCGGGGGCTCGGTCTCATGGGCGGGGTGGAGGTCAAGCGCGTCCCCCGCCGGCCCCGGCCTTAG
- a CDS encoding anaerobic ribonucleoside-triphosphate reductase activating protein produces MSASTTAKPTPDLPVAGIIPFSATDWPGTLTATAFTQGCPLKCVYCHNPSLQEFTSGAHTFAEVLELLDARRGLLDGLVISGGEPTASPGLAEAIAATHRMGFRVGLHTCGYAPNRLTRLLADPATTPDWIGLDVKGLPRDMPAATGCTPPVAQASWRSLELLASSGVDLQVRTTVWRGSVLEEHLPRLQEEVAAYGQELVVQWARDCDADGRYHGQGAAA; encoded by the coding sequence ATGAGCGCCTCTACTACAGCGAAGCCCACGCCTGATCTGCCGGTTGCCGGGATCATCCCCTTCTCGGCGACCGACTGGCCGGGGACGCTGACCGCCACCGCTTTCACCCAGGGGTGCCCGCTGAAATGCGTCTACTGCCACAACCCCTCCCTGCAGGAGTTCACGTCCGGCGCGCACACTTTCGCAGAGGTGCTGGAGCTTCTCGACGCCCGCCGCGGCCTCCTCGACGGCCTCGTCATCTCCGGCGGGGAACCCACCGCCTCCCCCGGGTTGGCGGAGGCCATCGCCGCGACCCACCGGATGGGTTTCCGGGTCGGCCTGCACACCTGCGGGTACGCCCCGAACCGGCTGACGAGGTTGCTGGCCGACCCCGCCACCACCCCGGACTGGATCGGCCTGGATGTGAAGGGCCTGCCGCGGGACATGCCCGCCGCCACCGGCTGCACCCCGCCCGTGGCGCAGGCATCCTGGCGCTCCCTGGAGCTGCTGGCCTCTTCGGGCGTCGACCTGCAGGTGCGCACCACCGTGTGGCGGGGGTCGGTACTGGAGGAGCATCTTCCCCGGCTGCAGGAGGAGGTCGCGGCATACGGGCAGGAACTGGTGGTCCAGTGGGCCCGAGACTGCGACGCGGACGGGCGCTACCACGGGCAGGGTGCCGCCGCCTGA
- a CDS encoding ribonucleoside triphosphate reductase, with protein sequence MSDVPRAVDPASTIDEYLNRSDWRVNANANQDYSLGGMILNTSGKVVANYWLDHVFAPEAGAAHRDGDIHIHDLDMLSGYCAGWSLRQLLEEGFGGVPGTISSAPPKHFSSACGQIVNFLGTLQNEWAGAQAFSSFDTYMAPFIRLDNLTYAQVLQYMQEFIFNLNVPSRWGTQTPFTNLTFDWTCPEDLKDNVPFIGGEPVDFTYGDLQAEMDLVNRAFIEVMSRGDADGRPFTFPIPTYNITRDFDWESENTRALFDMTARYGLPYFQNFINSDLDPGMIRSMCCRLQLDMRELLKRGNGLFGSAELTGSIGVVTLNCSRLGHQHAGDEEALLARVTELVHLGVDTLERRRDFVAEQMDRGLYPYTKRWLPSLDNHFSTIGVNGCNELVRNFTADAYDLSDPQGHELVLRLLDHINTLLVEAQEATGHLFNLEATPAEGATYRLAKEDIRRFPGIIHAGTAEEPYYTNSSQLPVAHTPDPFAALAAQEDLQARYTGGTVLHLYMGAAMSSGEACATLVRRALSTFRLPYITVTPTFSICTDHGYLSGEHPACPQCGGPTEMWTRVMGYFRPVSSFNTGKKGEFHERLYYSEAHA encoded by the coding sequence GTGTCCGACGTCCCCCGTGCAGTCGACCCGGCCAGCACCATCGACGAGTACCTCAACCGCTCCGACTGGCGCGTCAACGCCAACGCCAACCAGGACTACTCCCTCGGGGGAATGATCCTCAACACCTCAGGCAAGGTGGTCGCCAACTACTGGCTCGACCACGTATTCGCCCCGGAAGCCGGCGCAGCCCACCGCGACGGCGACATCCACATCCACGACCTTGACATGCTCTCCGGCTACTGCGCCGGATGGTCCCTGCGCCAGCTCCTCGAGGAGGGCTTCGGCGGCGTCCCGGGCACCATCTCCTCCGCCCCGCCGAAGCACTTCTCCTCGGCCTGTGGGCAGATCGTCAACTTCCTGGGCACCCTCCAGAACGAATGGGCCGGCGCCCAGGCGTTCTCCTCCTTCGACACCTACATGGCACCGTTCATCCGGCTGGACAACCTCACCTACGCGCAGGTGCTCCAGTACATGCAGGAGTTCATCTTCAACCTCAACGTGCCCAGCCGATGGGGCACGCAGACGCCCTTCACCAACCTGACCTTCGACTGGACCTGCCCCGAGGACCTGAAGGACAACGTCCCCTTCATCGGCGGCGAACCGGTGGACTTCACCTACGGCGACCTCCAGGCCGAGATGGACCTGGTCAACCGGGCCTTCATCGAGGTGATGAGCCGGGGCGACGCGGACGGCCGCCCCTTCACCTTCCCCATCCCCACCTACAACATCACCAGGGACTTCGACTGGGAGTCAGAGAACACCCGCGCGCTGTTCGACATGACCGCCCGGTACGGCCTGCCCTACTTCCAGAACTTCATCAACTCCGACCTCGACCCGGGCATGATCCGTTCGATGTGCTGCCGCCTGCAGCTGGACATGCGCGAGCTGCTCAAGCGCGGCAACGGCCTGTTCGGCTCCGCCGAGCTCACCGGCTCCATCGGGGTGGTCACACTCAACTGCTCCCGTCTGGGCCACCAGCACGCCGGCGACGAGGAGGCGCTCCTGGCGCGGGTCACGGAGCTGGTCCACCTGGGCGTCGACACGCTCGAGCGGCGCCGCGACTTCGTCGCGGAGCAGATGGACCGCGGCCTGTACCCCTACACGAAGCGATGGCTGCCCAGCCTGGACAACCACTTCTCCACCATCGGCGTCAACGGCTGCAACGAGTTGGTGCGCAACTTCACCGCCGACGCCTACGACCTGAGCGACCCGCAGGGCCACGAGCTGGTGCTGCGGCTGCTGGACCACATCAACACCCTGCTGGTCGAGGCGCAGGAAGCCACCGGGCACCTGTTCAACCTGGAGGCCACCCCAGCGGAGGGAGCGACCTACCGTCTGGCAAAGGAGGACATCCGCCGGTTCCCCGGCATCATCCACGCGGGCACCGCGGAGGAGCCCTATTACACGAACTCCTCCCAGCTCCCCGTCGCCCACACCCCGGACCCCTTCGCCGCCCTCGCCGCCCAGGAGGACCTGCAGGCCCGGTACACCGGCGGCACCGTCCTGCACCTCTACATGGGTGCGGCGATGAGCTCGGGCGAGGCCTGCGCGACGCTGGTCCGCCGCGCGCTGAGCACCTTCCGGCTGCCGTACATCACCGTCACCCCGACGTTCTCCATCTGCACCGACCACGGTTACCTCTCCGGGGAGCACCCGGCGTGCCCGCAGTGCGGCGGCCCCACCGAGATGTGGACCCGCGTGATGGGCTACTTCCGCCCGGTCTCCAGCTTCAACACGGGAAAGAAGGGGGAGTTCCATGAGCGCCTCTACTACAGCGAAGCCCACGCCTGA
- the rpsL gene encoding 30S ribosomal protein S12 → MPTIQQLIRKGRHDKTAKVNAAALKGSPQRRGVCTRVYTTTPKKPNSALRKVARVRLTTGIEVSAYIPGEGHNLQEHSMVLVRGGRVKDLPGVRYKIVRGTLDTQGVKDRKQARSRYGAKKGQ, encoded by the coding sequence ATGCCCACTATTCAGCAGCTGATCCGCAAGGGTCGCCACGACAAGACCGCCAAGGTCAACGCCGCGGCCCTCAAGGGTTCCCCGCAGCGCCGTGGCGTGTGCACCCGCGTGTACACCACCACCCCGAAGAAGCCGAACTCCGCTCTGCGTAAGGTCGCCCGCGTGCGCCTCACCACCGGCATCGAGGTTTCCGCCTACATCCCGGGCGAAGGCCACAACCTGCAGGAGCACTCCATGGTGCTCGTCCGCGGCGGTCGTGTGAAGGACCTCCCGGGTGTTCGTTACAAGATCGTCCGCGGCACCCTCGACACCCAGGGTGTCAAGGACCGCAAGCAGGCCCGTTCCCGCTACGGCGCCAAGAAGGGACAGTAA
- the rpsG gene encoding 30S ribosomal protein S7, giving the protein MRKNRAPQRPVVKDPVYSSELVTQLVNKVLLDGKKSTAERIVYGALEACREKTGIDPVGTLEKALGNIRPDLEVRSRRVGGATYQVPVEVRPGRSNTLALRWLVTFTRQRRENTMIDRLANEILDASNGLGASVKRREDVHKMAEANRAFAHYRW; this is encoded by the coding sequence ATGCGTAAGAACCGTGCACCCCAGCGTCCCGTAGTCAAGGACCCGGTCTACAGCTCCGAGCTCGTGACCCAGCTGGTCAACAAGGTCCTCCTGGACGGCAAGAAGTCCACCGCTGAGCGCATCGTCTACGGCGCCCTCGAGGCCTGCCGCGAGAAGACCGGTATCGATCCGGTCGGAACCCTCGAGAAGGCTCTGGGCAACATCCGCCCGGACCTCGAGGTCCGCTCCCGCCGTGTCGGCGGCGCCACCTACCAGGTTCCGGTTGAGGTCCGCCCGGGCCGCTCCAACACCCTGGCACTGCGTTGGCTCGTCACCTTCACCCGTCAGCGCCGCGAGAACACCATGATCGACCGTCTGGCCAACGAGATCCTGGACGCGTCCAACGGTCTCGGCGCCTCCGTGAAGCGCCGCGAGGACGTCCACAAGATGGCCGAGGCCAACCGCGCCTTCGCCCACTACCGCTGGTAG
- the fusA gene encoding elongation factor G, which translates to MAQEVLKDLNKVRNIGIMAHIDAGKTTTTERILYYTGINRKVGETHDGASTTDWMEQEKERGITITSAAVTCFWNQNQINIIDTPGHVDFTVEVERSLRVLDGAVAVFDGKEGVEPQSEQVWRQAAKYDVPRICFVNKMDKLGADFYYTVSTIVDRLGAKPLVMQLPIGAEDDFDGVVDLLQMKALTWRGKTEIGTEATVEEIPADLQEKAAEYREKLLETVAESDDELMEKFFGGEELTIDEIKGAIRKMTVNSEIYPVYCGTAYKNKGVQPLLDAVIDFLPNPLDIGEVEGHDVNDADKIITRKPSADEPFAALAFKIAAHPFFGKLTYVRVYSGRAEPGDQVLNSTKNKKERIGKIFQMHSNKENPVEEARAGNIFAVIGLKDTTTGDTLCSTDGPIILESMDFPDPVIKVSIEPKTKSDQEKLGTAIQKLAEEDPTFTVELDEESGQTVIGGMGELHLDVLVDRMRREYKVEANVGAPQVAYRETIRKPVEKLEYTHKKQTGGSGQFAKVIISIEPYSPAEDELEEGQSPLYHFENAVTGGRIPREYIPSVDAGIQDALQYGYLAGFPLVNVKATLLDGAYHDVDSSEMAFKIAGSQALKEAVAKAKPVLLEPLMAVEITTPEEYMGDVIGDVNSRRGQVNAMEDRAGAKLVKAKVPLSEMFGYVGDLRSKTQGRANYSMVFDSYAEVPSSVSEEIISERTGK; encoded by the coding sequence GTGGCACAAGAAGTGCTTAAGGACCTGAACAAGGTCCGCAACATCGGCATCATGGCCCACATCGATGCCGGTAAGACCACCACGACCGAGCGCATCCTCTACTACACGGGCATCAACCGCAAGGTCGGCGAGACCCACGATGGTGCCTCCACCACCGACTGGATGGAGCAGGAGAAGGAGCGCGGCATCACGATCACGTCCGCCGCCGTCACCTGTTTCTGGAACCAGAACCAGATCAACATCATCGACACCCCGGGCCACGTCGACTTCACCGTCGAGGTCGAGCGCTCCCTCCGTGTCCTCGATGGCGCAGTCGCCGTCTTCGACGGCAAGGAAGGCGTGGAGCCGCAGTCCGAGCAGGTCTGGCGTCAGGCCGCCAAGTACGATGTCCCGCGTATCTGCTTCGTCAACAAGATGGACAAGCTCGGCGCCGACTTCTACTACACGGTCAGCACCATCGTCGACCGCCTCGGTGCGAAGCCGCTGGTCATGCAGCTCCCGATCGGCGCTGAGGATGACTTCGACGGCGTCGTCGACCTTCTCCAGATGAAGGCCCTCACTTGGCGCGGCAAGACCGAGATCGGCACCGAGGCCACCGTCGAGGAGATCCCGGCGGATCTGCAGGAGAAGGCCGCGGAGTACCGCGAGAAGCTTCTCGAGACGGTCGCCGAGTCCGACGACGAGCTCATGGAGAAGTTCTTCGGTGGCGAGGAACTCACCATCGACGAGATCAAGGGCGCGATCCGCAAGATGACCGTCAACTCCGAGATCTACCCGGTCTACTGCGGCACCGCATACAAGAACAAGGGCGTGCAGCCCCTGCTCGACGCCGTCATCGACTTCCTGCCGAACCCGCTCGACATCGGCGAGGTCGAGGGCCACGACGTCAACGACGCGGACAAGATCATCACCCGCAAGCCCTCCGCTGACGAGCCCTTCGCGGCTCTGGCGTTCAAGATCGCCGCTCACCCGTTCTTCGGAAAGCTCACCTACGTCCGCGTCTACTCGGGCCGCGCCGAGCCGGGCGACCAGGTGCTCAACTCCACCAAGAACAAGAAGGAGCGCATCGGCAAGATCTTCCAGATGCACTCCAACAAGGAGAACCCGGTCGAAGAGGCCCGCGCGGGCAACATCTTCGCCGTCATCGGTCTGAAGGACACCACCACCGGTGACACCCTCTGCTCCACCGATGGCCCGATCATCCTCGAGTCCATGGACTTCCCGGACCCGGTCATCAAGGTCTCCATCGAGCCGAAGACCAAGTCCGACCAGGAGAAGCTGGGCACCGCGATCCAGAAGCTCGCCGAAGAGGACCCGACCTTCACCGTCGAGCTCGACGAGGAGTCCGGCCAGACCGTCATCGGCGGCATGGGCGAGCTGCACCTCGACGTCCTCGTCGACCGCATGCGCCGCGAGTACAAGGTCGAGGCCAACGTCGGCGCCCCGCAGGTCGCGTACCGCGAGACGATCCGCAAGCCCGTCGAGAAGCTCGAGTACACCCACAAGAAGCAGACCGGTGGCTCCGGCCAGTTCGCTAAGGTCATCATCTCCATCGAGCCCTACTCCCCGGCCGAGGACGAGCTCGAAGAGGGCCAGAGCCCGCTGTACCACTTCGAGAACGCCGTCACCGGCGGCCGTATCCCGAGGGAGTACATCCCCTCCGTCGACGCTGGTATCCAGGACGCGCTGCAGTACGGCTACCTGGCAGGCTTCCCGCTGGTCAACGTGAAGGCCACCCTCCTCGACGGTGCCTACCACGACGTCGACTCCTCGGAAATGGCGTTCAAGATCGCCGGTTCCCAGGCGCTGAAGGAGGCCGTCGCCAAGGCCAAGCCGGTTCTGCTCGAGCCGCTCATGGCCGTGGAGATCACCACCCCGGAGGAGTACATGGGCGACGTCATCGGCGACGTCAACTCCCGCCGTGGCCAGGTCAACGCGATGGAGGACCGTGCCGGCGCCAAGCTGGTCAAGGCCAAGGTCCCGCTGTCCGAGATGTTCGGCTACGTCGGCGACCTGCGCTCCAAGACGCAGGGCCGCGCGAACTACTCCATGGTCTTCGACTCCTACGCTGAGGTCCCCTCCAGCGTTTCCGAGGAGATCATCTCCGAGCGCACCGGCAAGTAG